Part of the Lolium rigidum isolate FL_2022 chromosome 6, APGP_CSIRO_Lrig_0.1, whole genome shotgun sequence genome, atgatcaagGCTctactccgatcaataactaatagcgggacatggagatccataatagctcctagatattcaacgatgacttcgtgatcgaaagaaccatttacatacgatactgattccctttgtcgcgcgatattttagttattcgaagtttgatcgtcggtatctctatacctagttcaacctccttaccgataagtactctttactcgtaccgtgatatgatatcccttgtgagccagtcacatgcctccaagctagttggatgtcattccaccgagagggcccagagtatatatatccgtcatttggatagacaaatcccactattgatccacgtgcttcaacctatactttctgaacatttaatgccacctttataaaacacatttacgaagtagtgtttggtgtcatcaaagcatccatatggtgtaggtgattaacatgatctcatggtcgaaggattatgttactatgtatctgaaagcttgaagcacaacgcacttaatgacttgatcatatgctacgcttactatgggtgtatgtccatcacatcattcacctaatgatatgatcgtattattaataacatccaatgttcatgatctttGTCGGGATCCCATTAACGAGTATGCGGGATGAGGCCGTGGAGAAAAGCGTCATCATAAGAGCCCGCCATCTTTGGGGGAAGCCGAGGCGTTGCATAAGATCTATAATATAATCCCATCGCACCGTGTCGAAAGCCTTGGCGATGTCCAGCTTAATGAAGAGGGCCGGAATTTTCCTGCGATGCAGCTGGCGGGCGGTATTCCTGACATACATGAACTTGTCGTGGATAGTTCTGGACTTGATGAAGGCACTCTGGCTGTGAGACACAATCTCGTTCATTCTAGGGCTGAGACGACGTGTCATGGCTTTAGCTATGATCTTCGGGATCACATGTATGAGACTAATGGGTCTGAAATCGGTGATGGATTCCGCTCCGTCTTTTTTAGGAAAGAGCACGATGTTAGCGTTGTTGAGAATATGGAAGTTGGTCGCCGAAAGCTCCGAGAAAGCATTTATGGTATTCATTAGGTCGTCCTTGATAATGTCCTAGCACGAACGAAACAAGGCTATAGAGAAGCCGCCAGGGCCCGGAGCTTTGTCCATAGGCATATCCTCCACAGCTTCCTTTATCTCCGCCTCGGTGAAGGCGGGATCCAGATTTTCCAGAAGGTGAGCGGTAGGGTTCAGAGCTTCCCAATTAAAGTccgacggacgaggaggaggccgcccgAGAGTTTGGGAAAAGTGATCGAAAATCAAATTGCCCTTATCTTCATGCGTCAGGGCCCAGCCCGAGTTATGCCTGAGCCTCAGGATGTATGAACGTGCGTACATGTGCAGGAGGAGGTGGCACTGGTGATGAAGCTAATGGCGGACGGTGGCAACATCACCGACGAACAGGCGGCGGCCAGCACCGTGAATGTGATAGAGGACGGCatcagctcggaggaggaggacgcggcggcccaCGCCGTGAACCTTCTCTGGTTCGGCTGCTCGGAGGAGGCCGAGGGCGACCTGGCCggctgggtgatacgtctccgacgtatcgataatttcttatgttccatgccacattattgatgatatctacatgttttatacacattatatgtcgtatttatgcattttccggcactaacctattaacgagatgccgaagagccgcttgctcgtttttcgttgtttttggtttcagaaatcctacaaaggaaatattctccgaattggacgaaatcaacgcccgtggtcctattttgccacgaagcttccgaagaccgaagagaagacgaagtggggccacggggcgccgccacactagggcggcgcggcccgagaggggcccgtgcggccccgctgtgtggggcccccgtgacccctccgactccgcccttccgcctacttaaggtcttcgtcgcgaaacccccagcaccgagagccacgatacggaaaacccatcgagacgctgccgccgccaatcccatctcgggggattcagagatcacctccggcaccctcgccggagaggggaatcatctcccggaggactcttcaccgccatggtcgcctccggagtgatgagtgagtagttcacccccggactatgggtccatagcagtagctagatggtcgtcttctcctcatgtgcttcattgtcggatcttgtgagctgcctaacatgatcaagatcatctatccgtaattctatatgttgtgtttgtcgggatccgatggatagagaatactatgttatgttgattatcaatctattacctatgtgttttttatgatcttgcatgctctccgttattagtagaggctcggccaagtttttactcttaactccaagagggagtatttatgctcgatagtgggttcatgcctccattaaatctgggacaagtgatgtaaagttctaaggttgtggatgtgctgttgccactagggataaaacattgatgctatgtccgaggatgtagttattgattacattacgcaccatacttaatgcaattgtctgttgttttgcaacttaatactggaaggggttcggatgataacctgaaggtggactttttaggcatagatgcatgctgtatagcggtctatgtactttgtcgtaatgcccaattaaatctcacaatactcatcatatcatgttgatacgtctccgacgtatcgataatttcttatgttctatgccatattattgatgatacctacatgttttatgcacactttatgtcatattcgtgcattttctggaactaatctattaacaagatgccgaagtgccgctctcgttttctcgctgtttttggtttcagaaatcctagtaacgaaatattctcggaattggacgaaacgaagacccagtgggcctatttttccacggagcttccggaagaccgaagaacatacgaagtggggccacgaggtggcgacaccacaaggcggcgcggccaagggggcccgcgccgccctatggtgtggccccctcgtcgtgcccccgactcgcccttccgcctacttaaagcctccgtcgcgaaacccccgatgcgaaaaaaccacgatacggaaaaccttaccgagacgccgccgccgccgatcccatctcgggggattccggagatctcctccggcaccctcgccggagaggggattcatctcccggaggactctacaccgccatggtcgcctccggagtgatgagtgagtagttcacccccggactatgggtccatagcagtagctagatggttgtcttctcctcattgtgcttcattgttggatcttgtgagctgcctaacatgatcaagatcatctatccgtaatactctatgttgtgtttgtcgggatccgatggatagagaataccatgtcatgttaattatcaagttattgcatatgtgttgtttatgatcttgcatgctctccgttactagtagaggctcggccaagtttttactcttaactccaagagggagtatttatgctcgatagtgggttcatgcccgcattgacacctgggacagatgacggaaagttctaaggttgtgttgtgctcgttgccactagggataaaacattggcgctatgtccgaggatgtagttgttgattacattacgcaccatacttaatgcaattgtctgttgttagcaacttaatactggagggggttcggatgataacctgaaggtggactttttagacatagatgcagttggatggcggtctatgtactttgtcgtaatgcccaattaaatctcactatacttatcatgtcatgtatgtgcattgttatgccctctctatttgtcaattgcccgaccgtaatttgttcacccaacatgcttttatcttatgggagagacacctctagtgaactgtggaccccggtccattcttttaatactgaaatacaaatctgctgcaatacttgtttttactattttctctcgcaaacaatcatcttccacacaatacggttaatcctttgttacagacaagccggtgagattgacaacctcactgtttcgttggggcaaagtactttggttgtgttgtgcaggttccacgttggcgccggaatctccggtgttgcgccgcactacatcccgccgccatcaaccttcaacgtgcttcttggctcctcctggttcgataaaccttggtttctttctgagggaaaacttgctgctgtgcgcatcataccttcctcttggggtttcccaacgaacgtgtgaaatacacgccatcacatgtatgtgcattgtcatgctctctttatttgtcaattgcccgactgtaatttgttcacccaacatgctatttatcttatgggagagacacctctagtgaactgtggaccccggtccattctttacatcagaaatacaaatctgctcctattgttctttactgttctttgcaaacaatcatcatccacactatacatctaatcctttgttacagcaagccggtgagattgacaacctcactgtttcgttggggcaaagtactttggttgtgttgtgcaggttccacgttgacgccggaatccctggtgttgcgccgcactacatctcgccgccatcaaccttcaacgtgcttcttggctcctcctggtttgataaaccttggtttctttctgagggaaaaatttccgccgtacgcatcacaccttcctcttggggttcccaacggacgcgtgttgtacgcgtatcactggGCGCCGGCCGGCTCGAGCAAGCTGTCCACGCACATCGACCCGGCGCCGCCCCCGCTCTCGGCCACGGCGGAGGACGTGCCTGGCCAGTGCAAGAAGAAGCCGAGCGGCCGGTACATCCTCGCCGGGCACCGGGCCGATGAGAAGGACGGGCTCTCCCGAGAGATCACGCAGGCGCCTAAACCCAAGATCACGTACCGGGTGTCTGGGTGGGTGTCTGTACAGGGCGCCGCCTCCTGCACGGACGGTGGCCACGCCGTGCATGTGGAAGTCCGCACTGGGGATGGCTCCGCCATCGGTAGCGGTGTGGTTCTGGCCGAGGAAGGGAAGTGGGCCGAGATCAAGGGCGCATTCCGGGTTGACGAGCATCCGCGCGGCGCCGAGGTCTACGTGCACGGTCCACCGGCGGGGGTGGACATCAAGGTCATGGACCTGCGCGTGTGCGCCGTGAACAGGATCGCCAGGCTGAGGCACCTCAGGAAGAAGACGGACAAGGTGCGGAAGCGCGACGTGGTGCTCAAGTTCAAGCAGCGGTCGGAGGACGGCGCGAACgacgacgacgcggcggcggtgagAGTGAACGGCGCGTCCATCCGGGTGGTCCAGGTGGACAACGCCGTGCCGATCGGAGCGTGCATCAGCAAGTCGGCTGTCCAGAACCCGGCCTTCGTGGACTTCTTCGCCAACCACTTCGACTGGGCGGTGCTGGAGAACGAGCTCAAGTGGTACTACACGGAGGCGGTGCAGGGCCAGGTGAactacgccgacgccgacgcgctCATCGCCCTCTGCGACCGGCACAAGAAGCCGGTGCGTGGGCACCGCATCTTccgggcggtggagaactccgtgcAGCCGTGGGTGCGCGCCTCGAACCCCGGCCAGCTCAAGGCCGCCGTGGAGTCCCGGATCAAGAGCCTCGTGTCCCGCTACAGCGGCCGCTTCCCGTGCTACGAGGTGAACAACGAGATGCTCCACGGCAGCTTCTTCCGACAGCGGCTCGGCGACGACATCGACGCGCACATGTTCCGGGAGACGGCGGCCATCGACCCGGCGCCGGCGCTGTTCGTGAACGACTACAACGTGGAGAACGCCAACGACCCCAACGCGACGCCGGAGAAGTATGTCGCGCTGATCACCGACCTGCAGAAGCGGGGCGCGTCGGTGGGCGGGATCGGGGTGCAGGGCCACGTGACGCACCCCGTCGGCGACGTCATCTGCGACGCGCTCGACAAGCTGGCGGCCACGGAGCTCCCCGTGTGGATCACGGAGCTGGACGTGTCGGCGGCGGACGAGGCGATGCGCGCCGACGACCTGGAGACGGTGCTGCGGGAGGCGTTCGCGCACCCGGCCGTGGAGGGGATCATGCTCTGGGGGTTCATGCAGGGCCACATGTGGCGCGCCAACGGCCAGCTGCTCAACGCCGACGGCTCCCTCAGCGAGGCCGGCCACAGGTCCGTCGGGCTCAGGACGGAGTGGACGTCGCACGCCCGCGGGACGGTGGACGCCAACGGCAACTTCAAGTTCAGGGGCTTCCACGGCAAGTACGTGCTGGAactggccgccggcgccggcgggaagGTCCGGCGCGCCTTCGACGTGCATAAGGGTGATGCCCCTCTCGTGCTCGACATGAACCTCTGAGCAGTGACCGACTCAACGCACTACCACGTGTACGTGCGTGCGATACAGAATACCACTATTATTGGCTACTACTGGGATTGGGATTGGGATGATTTATGACCTAGCAATAGATGGGGTTATGTTTTGCCATTAGGCATATGATTTATTTATTCAGAGTGTGTGCAAAAGGGAAGGTATTGTACGTCGTATATGTTATGTATACATGGATTGTGGTAAATAAAGAACAGATTTATACTATACATGGCCGATTcctttttttatttaatatgtttTAGTAGGTCTAAAGCTTTCTTGCTCCCATAGTGGGTGTGGAATCATAATGTAATCATATTGTGGATATAATGTGGAGTCATAATTATCTAAGTTGTTTTTTTCTTGACCATATGCCAAAGCATGCGTCATTATACATTAAAAGAAAACTGTCGAGAAAACGGGGGCAAACAGGAGGTAGCAGAGCTATAAGAgtaaaggaaaagaaagagaaaaacacAACTATATAGGACTATACAGGACTAACTCAGGTAGCAGAGCTACAAGAGTAATTAtctaagttgttactactgtagcaacctcttcttatcatgtttattacattgttgtgccaagtaaaatctctaatataaagttgatactagatttggatttctgcgcataaacagatttttagctgtcacgaatttgagtagatctctctgtgggAGACTCTAAAAATTATGCAaaatttcatgcgtgttcctcagatatgtacacaactttcattagttttgagttttctgatttgagcaacggaagtacctctaaaaaattcgtgtttactggctgttctgttttgacagattatatctctgttttttgcattgtctcttgtggattttaagtaaggctttctagacgtggagatctgtagctaatgttttattgagttcttgcaatgtgtcactacaggactaaagtgggttaaagttttttttgagtaataacccctctaatgaagtttatgagaagtttggtgtgacaaaagttttcaagggtcaagagagaagggtgatataatgtgatcaagaagagtgaagagcctaagcttggggatgcccccgtgattcatccctgcttatttcaagaagactcaagcatctaagcttattTCACGACGCGACGGCGGTGAGTGTGAACGGCGCGTCCATCAGGGTGGTCCAGGTGGACAATGCCGTGCCGATCGGCGCGTGCATCAGAAAGTCGGCCGTCCAGAACCCGGCCTTCGTGGACTTCTTCACCAAGCACTTCGACTGGGCGGTGTTGGAGAACGAGCTCAAGTGGTACTACACGGAGGCGGTGCAGGGCCAGGTGAGCtacgccgacgccgacgagctCATCGCCCTCTGCGACCGGCACAAGAAGCCGGTGCGCGGGCACTGCATCTTCTGGGCGGTGGAGAACTCGGTGCAGCCGTGGGTGCGCGCCCTGAACCCCGGCCAGCTCAAGGCCGCCGTGGAGTCCCGGATCAAGAGCCTCGTGTCCCGCTACAACGGCCGCTTCCCCTGCTAAGGTCAACAACGAGATGCTCCACGGGAGCTTCTTCCGGCAGCGACTCGGCGACGACATCGACGCGCACATGTTCCGGGAGACAGCGGCGATCGACCCGGCGCCGGCGCTGTTCGTGAACGACTACAACGTGGAGAACGCCAACGACCCCAACGCGACGCCGGAGAAGTACATCGCACTGGTCACCGACCTGCAGAAGCGGGGCACGTCGGTGGGCAGGATTGGGGTGCAGGGCCACGTGACGCACCCCGTCGGCGACGTGATCTGCGACGCGCTCGACAAGCTGGCCGCCACGGAGCTCCCCGTGTGGATCACGGAGCTGGACGTGTCGGCAGCGGACGAGGCGATGCGCGCCGACGACCTGGAGACGGTGCTGCGGGAGGCGTTCGCGCACCCGGCCGTGGAGGGGATCATGCTCTGGGGGTTCATGCAGGGCCACATGTGGCGCGCCAACGGCCAGCTGCTCAACGCCGACGGCTTCCTCAGCGAGGCCGGCCGGAGATACGTCGGGCTCAGGACGGAGTGGACGTCGCACGCGCGCGGGACGGTAGACGCCAACGGCAACTTCAAGTTCAGGGGCTTCCACGGCAAGTACGTGCTCGAACTGGCCGGCGCCGGCGGGAAGGTCAGGCGCGCCTTCGACGTGCAGAAGGGGGACGCGCCACTCGTGCTCGACATGAACGTCTGAGTCACCGACTCAACGCCGTTACACATGTCCGTGCGATACAGAATACCACTATTATTGGCTACTACTGGGATTGGGATTGGGATGATTTATGACCTAAGCTAGCTATAGAAGAGATGGGGTTATGTTTTGCCATTAGGCATATGATTTATTTATTCAGAGTGTGTGCAAAAGGGAAGGTATTGTACGTACTATATGTTAGGTATCATGGATTGTGGTAAATAAAGAACAGATTTATACTGTACATGGCCCATTCCTTTTAAACTAATATATGTCTTTTTTTTGCCACTGCTGATTTACGTTTCCTCTTCCCCTATCAACCCCATGATGACGCATACGATTCCACTCCCCACCATTTCCGCTATAATCGGGAACTGATGTACGTCCCGTATACGTTTGTATTTGTATGATCATGTCTATATAAAGTGGAGACCGTGCGGGGCTGACAACCCATGCACAAACCCTAAACCCTCTTTTcaatcttggtatcagagccgcagCCGCCGTGAGCCTCCTCCGCTGCGGCTGCAAGATCCGATCGTCGCCGCCGCGAGTTCTCTCCGCTGCCGCCGCGATGACGTCCTCCCTCCAGCTTCCCACTGCTGTCGGGGCCATGGCCTCGTCTTCGTCCGCCTCTGTTCCCGCGGGAATTGCTCCTACGACCGCGGTTCGGTTGGAGGCCGGGAACTTCAACCTCTAGAAGGGCATCCTCCTTCCCAATCTGGCTGGCGACGTTTCACTCGCCTGTCCTGGGTGCTGTTGGTGGTGCTTCTCGTAGGCAAGCATGACCATTGGATTTTAGAGAGGATTGATTGCCAAAGAAATTTGCAAGAGGAGGATTTTTAGGGACTCGTCTCCTAGCACATGCACGCAAGGTGGGAAACTTAGCCCCAGTTTAGGCAACGCCGAGAAACTGAACCGAACCAAATTACGAAGCAATAAATTAGTTATCTGGATTAACACGAACATTACTGATCACCCTAATTAGGAGGATTCCATGCGTTTTCACGGATGAGGCCACCGTTGTCCAAGTCATCGATCCATGGCACTTTTCATCCGGACGGTCCATCACAACAGACCCATCTCTCCATCTTGACCGTTCCAGCATTTTCTCCCCCAAAACAAATTTTGTTGGAGAGGCCAAATCTCCCGCCCTTTCTTCCTCCAACCTTTGCCTCCATCTATATGTACAAGGAGAGGTACAGTCTACGCGTGCAGACACTACATAACCAACCATGTACACAAGCCTAACAAATTGGAGCTATGAGGAACCGGAATCTTAGGTAAACACGTCGAGTGCAAGACCAAGCACACCGCTCTCGTTGTACAGTCCTCGTTATCCCCAAACAAGACAAACCATGGTCAGGTCCACAACAAAGCAAACACTGAGATTTATACAAGACTCCAAATAAGAGCCGCTGATAAACACACATGCATCCTTCATTCGCTCATTCATTTGTTATGCAGTAAGCAAAAACACTTGAACATAAGAAGCATGTCAATATGTATCTACTACTTGAAACCAAAACAGAGGTTACTGTCCTCCTTGTTATCCTAAAGAAAAACAATGCTCATCTCTAGAGCAAATTTGGCAAAAGTAAATTTCAAAGGAGACCCACAACGACTACAAAATATCAACGAAAATTTCAGCAGCACTAGTAACCAGGTTCATCGCCAACACAGCACCAACATCGACCAACCAATTAAACAGTCGATCAGCAACAAATTTCTAAGTGTAGATCGATAAGAAAAGTTCATACATTAATAAAATGTATAGATACATATTTTATAATCATAACATATGCCAAGTCTTGTATCCAATATATAtttatcgatctatatatatgtaTAGGTACTTTTTCAGTTAGTTATTGATTATAATAtttctatttgtatttttagCTTTATCAAACGTATACAATATTAATATATGAGTATCAACATAAGGAAGTAAGCCTAACTCAAATGATTGGGGTATTGGATGTACAAATCTAATAACCAAATTAAAATACTCACGCATATGAATCAAGGTTTCTATTTATACTTCAGAACCATTTTTTCTTGGTACTCATGCAATTTCTTGTGAGAACTAGGCTTGGTGTTTAACCAAATTAAAGATCACTAGTCATTAACCCGTGCTCCTGCACGGTCTAGCTAAGATtataagtttttgctatatgtatTAGAatatctcaactctagtttaggtatcactatggtgatcataatataaacccatGCCATAATTGAGACTCAAACCAATTGCCCTTAGGTAAACTAGTCGTCAACCCGTGGCCCGCACGGGCTAGttaatttttatattttgttaTTACGTGTTATGTGTTTCAAATTAgtattagttttaatttttaGATAGATCTGAATTCGGATAAATATGTGATATTGTTTTTGGGATACTGGGAGGAATATACATTTAGTTCATATGACTTAGGTGACTTTTAAACATTAGTATTCATATAAATAGTGTCTTTTATTCAGTATAGCTTGTGTAAATAGATGGACACGTGAGTATACATTCGAGtccatgtaatttttttatttagagAAAACTTCGCAGTAGCATTTTGTATTGTACATTAAATATTAATAGAATTAAGAAATTTCCATGTAGCATGGATGCACTTGTATGTGCTGGTAGTATTGTCCATTCAGTCGTTTATACATATCCCTAGTGTAGGATACACGCACACCGACACCTGGGCCTTGTATACATATTCCTTTGCTTATGtatagttttttttatttttatataacAATCAGCTTCTCCATTAGTACCCGTTCCTGTCAACTATGAGCTATCCCCAAAATCGGTGCTAGATCTGGATGTACAGGGGTCGGAAAGGAGATTGAGGAGGAGCAGGTGTGGAGGCTTGCTTGTTTCATATTCTCTGCTGTATTTTGCTGTTCCCCGGCGTTGAGTGTAGCGGCGGCTCCGCACCAGGAACTTGACCTCCTGCTTTTGCGGCCACCGCTATTTCTGATCTCGTCCAGCTTCGTCCCTTCGTTGCACAACGACTTCTGGCGTCAGCTCTACTCCAACCACGATTCAGAGATGGAGGACCACGATCCTGGTGCGGATGTGGCTGCGGCTCTCGTTGAGCTCACAAAGATTGGCGAAGCCGCTGTGCAGGCTGCCCAGCatgatgttgaggttgccgattgAGCTATTGCCATCGTAGACAATCATGGCGCCGACCTGGATGAAGATGTCGCGCACGGTGATTCTCAGGTTCTTGCTCACTCTCACCAACTTGGATGTCAACACTTAACTGCATGCAAATTCAGATCAAAATACCCTAGTATCAGTGCTACTTATTTTTTATGTCTTGAATTATCAAATAAAATTTCTTGTAAACTGCTCAAATTCTAAGTCTTCTCCATATAGAAGTGGTTTTGAGACTTACAGAAGATAAGGCCTTCAGCTGGCATCGAATATTCTCAGCGTGTTTGTTCCTCTGCTATACAACGACCCTGTTAGATgtcagttttatctttattccaTATATACTTAGTTAAAAATCGAAGATACGTACGTATTGTTTAAATCCTTTTGGTCGCATCCCCGACGCCGCGCAGCGCTCCAACAATGCCGTCGTGTTCCTATTGGC contains:
- the LOC124664435 gene encoding endo-1,4-beta-xylanase 1-like, whose translation is MQLAGGIPDIHELVVDSSGLDEGTLAEEVALVMKLMADGGNITDEQAAASTVNVIEDGISSEEEDAAAHAVNLLWFGCSEEAEGDLAGWLSTHIDPAPPPLSATAEDVPGQCKKKPSGRYILAGHRADEKDGLSREITQAPKPKITYRVSGWVSVQGAASCTDGGHAVHVEVRTGDGSAIGSGVVLAEEGKWAEIKGAFRVDEHPRGAEVYVHGPPAGVDIKVMDLRVCAVNRIARLRHLRKKTDKVRKRDVVLKFKQRSEDGANDDDAAAVRVNGASIRVVQVDNAVPIGACISKSAVQNPAFVDFFANHFDWAVLENELKWYYTEAVQGQVNYADADALIALCDRHKKPVRGHRIFRAVENSVQPWVRASNPGQLKAAVESRIKSLVSRYSGRFPCYEVNNEMLHGSFFRQRLGDDIDAHMFRETAAIDPAPALFVNDYNVENANDPNATPEKYVALITDLQKRGASVGGIGVQGHVTHPVGDVICDALDKLAATELPVWITELDVSAADEAMRADDLETVLREAFAHPAVEGIMLWGFMQGHMWRANGQLLNADGSLSEAGHRSVGLRTEWTSHARGTVDANGNFKFRGFHGKYVLELAAGAGGKVRRAFDVHKGDAPLVLDMNL